The Daucus carota subsp. sativus chromosome 7, DH1 v3.0, whole genome shotgun sequence genome window below encodes:
- the LOC108196010 gene encoding uncharacterized protein LOC108196010 isoform X1: MNPNSNSNSRTPTKTPLHLSNNKPLHLNPQQKDKRVEMQGTHRNVVASRRASSRERKLALLQDVDNLKRKLRHEENVHRALERAFSRPLGALPRLPPYLPQHTLELLAEVAVLEEEVVRLEEQVVDFRQGLYQEALYTSSRKSTEKPTTVASMTSSRGKHSRSFSQSEVNVETSPPTKPSPSTSRTTTRRRLLSSDPVCGQDEHSSDRHTSDKQCLQKLDTSLEDGLGKENQLCTNSTKVKQYLGNESAIARTPAKRPPNKPKSSEKTVDFQKQECIAVEQEIAQESSSGSSERNLETESSTANKISEDVVKCLSSIFLRLSKSKGKTMESELLSSVIALAFEGDNKFRDPYGIFSESRRDIGPYKDVSVIEACSIDLKRKTNAAFLINRLKILLGKLASVNLEGLNHQQKLAFWINTYNSCMMNAFLEHGIPRSPEMVVALMQKATLTVGGHLLNAITIEHFILRLPYHLKYNSAKSERNDEMKARSIFGFDWSEPLVTFALSCGSWSSPAVRVYTASQVDKELEIAKRDYLQAAVGISTKNKIIIPKVLDWYLLDFAKDLESMLDWVCLQLPDDVRNETVKCLERKGREPLSQLVQVTPYDFSFRYLIHR, translated from the exons ATGAATCCAAACTCAAACTCAAACTCAAGAACTCCAACTAAAACTCCACTTCATCTCTCTAATAATAAACCCCTTCATCTTAATCCTCAACAAAAG GACAAGAGAGTGGAAATGCAGGGGACTCACCGCAATGTCGTTGCGAGTAGGAGGGCATCAAGTAGGGAAAGAAAGCTGGCCTTGCTTCAAGAT GTTGATAATCTTAAGAGGAAGTTGAGACATGAGGAAAATGTACACAGAGCATTGGAGAGGGCTTTTAGTAGGCCTTTGGGAGCTTTACCTCGTCTTCCTCCTTATCTCCCTCAGCAT ACATTAGAACTTCTTGCTGAAGTAGCTGTACTGGAGGAAGAGGTTGTTCGGCTAGAAGAACAAGTTGTAGATTTCAGACAGGGTCTCTACCAAGAAGCTCTTTACACCTCCTCCAGAAAGAGTACAGAGAAGCCTACTACTGTTGCCTCGATGACCAGTTCTAGAGGAAAGCACAGTAGATCCTTTTCACAGAGTGAAGTCAATGTTGAAACTTCTCCCCCGACAAAGCCTTCACCATCTACTTCGAGGACTACTACGAGGAGGAGACTGTTGTCATCTGACCCTGTATGTGGTCAAGACGAGCATTCCTCTGATAGACACACAAGTGATAAACAATGTTTACAGAAGCTTGACACCTCTTTGGAAGATGGGTTAGGAAAAGAGAATCAATTGTGCACAAACAGTACAAAGGTTAAGCAATATCTGGGAAATGAAAGTGCAATAGCCAGAACACCAGCGAAGAGGCCTCCAAACAAACCTAAATCATCTGAAAAAACTGTTGATTTTCAGAAGCAGGAG TGCATAGCAGTGGAGCAGGAAATAGCACAAGAGAGCTCTTCTGGTTCTTCAGAGAGGAATTTGGAAACTGAAAGTAGTACAGCAAACAAAATATCTGAGGATGTTGTTAAGTGCTTGTCTAGCATATTTCTGAGGTTAAGTAAGTCTAAGGGTAAAACAATGGAATCAGAACTGTTGTCGTCTGTAATTGCTTTGGCTTTTGAGGGTGATAATAAGTTCCGGGATCCGTATGGTATCTTCTCTGAATCAAGAAGAGATATTGGCCCATATAAAGATGTTTCTGTCATTGAAGCTTGCTCCATAGACCTGAAACGGAAAACAAATGCTGCATTTCTCATCAACAGACTAAA GATCCTCCTTGGCAAGCTCGCCTCTGTCAACTTAGAGGGTCTAAACCATCAGCAGAAGCTTGCTTTCTGGATTAATACCTATAATTCATGCATGATGAAT GCATTTTTGGAGCATGGGATACCTAGAAGTCCTGAAATGGTTGTAGCACTGATGCAAAAG GCAACGCTTACAGTTGGAGGACATCTGCTAAATGCAATCACAATTGAGCACTTCATCTTGAGGCTACCTtatcacttgaaatat AATTCTGCAAAATCAGAAAGAAATGATGAGATGAAGGCACGCAGCATTTTTGGATTTGATTGGTCTGAGCCCTTGGTCACATTTGCCCTCTCTTGTGGGAGTTGGTCATCTCCTGCT GTGAGAGTCTACACTGCATCCCAAGTTGACAAGGAGTTGGAAATAGCGAAGAGAGATTACTTGCAGGCAGCTGTTGGAATATCAACaaagaataagataataatcCCTAAGGTTTTGGATTGGTATCTCCTTGACTTTGCGAAAGACTTGGAATCCATGCTGGATTGGGTATGCCTCCAGCTACCTGATGATGTCAGGAATGAAACAGTTAAATGTCTCGAGAGAAAAGGGAGAGAGCCTCTTTCGCAATTGGTCCAAGTAACACCGTATGACTTCAGCTTCAGGTACCTTATACACCGATGA
- the LOC108196011 gene encoding CDPK-related protein kinase: MGIFISKPHSSDPCDAIPVTATTSSNSTAKGLLKAFWAGWQGSVRPVDVDGGAGLEKTFGFSKNFGSKYEIEDEVGRGYFSYTCKAKCKKGKFKGLDVAVKVIPKAKMTTAIAIRDVRREVKILRALTGHHNIVEFYEAYEDHTNVYVVMELCEGGDLLDRILSRGGKFTEDDAKAVMIQILNVVAFCHLQGVVHRDLKPENFLLKLKDEDSQLKAIDFGLSDYVKPDERLNDIVGTTYYVAPEVLHRSYSTEADVWNIGVISYILLCGSRPFWARTQSGIFRDVLKADLSFDEPSWTSVSSEAKDFVKRLLNKDPRKRMTAAQALCHSWIKNSHDIKFPLDILVLKLMRVYMRSSPLRKAALRALSKTLTVDELFYLKKQFVLLGPNKNGAISLESIKQALMRNSTDAMKDSRVHDLLVEFNALQFRRMDFEEFCAAALSVHQLKALDQWEQQACCAYELFEKDGNRAIMIEEFAYELGLGPSVPAPAVLNDFIRHTDGKLSFAGYVKLLRGVSTRAIAKAQEH, encoded by the exons ATGGGGATATTCATTTCCAAACCTCATTCATCCGATCCCTGTGACGCTATTCCAGTCACCGCCACCACAAGCTCTAATTCCACGGCCAAGGGGCTTCTCAAGGCCTTTTGGGCTGGATGGCAGGGCTCGGTGAGGCCTGTTGATGTGGATGGAGGTGCCGGATTGGAAAAGACTTTCGGGTTTTCGAAGAATTTTGGGAGTAAGTATGAGATTGAGGATGAAGTTGGGAGAGGGTATTTTAGCTATACTTGCAAAGCTAAGTGTAAGAAAGGCAAGTTTAAGGGGCTTGATGTTGCGGTTAAGGTCATTCCCAAAGCAAAG ATGACAACTGCCATAGCCATCAGGGATGTCAGAAGGGAGGTGAAAATTTTAAGAGCTTTGACAGGGCATCACAATATAGTAGAATTTTATGAAGCATATGAAGATCATACGAATGTCTATGTTGTGATGGA GTTATGTGAAGGTGGTGACCTTTTGGATAGAATTCTTTCGAG AGGCGGAAAATTCACGGAAGATGATGCAAAGGCTGTTATGATACAAATATTGAATGTTGTTGCATTCTGTCATTTGCAAGGGGTGGTCCACCGAGATCTTAAGCCAGAG aattttttgttaaaactaaAGGACGAGGACTCACAACTGAAGGCTATTGATTTTGGATTGTCAGATTATGTGAAGCCAG ATGAAAGGCTAAATGATATTGTGGGCACTACATACTATGTGGCTCCAGAAGTTTTACATAGATCTTACAGTACTGAAGCTGATGTCTGGAATATTGGTGTGATATCATATATCCTGCTATGTGGTAGCCGTCCATTTTGGGCTCGAACTCAGTCTGGGATCTTTCGAGATGTTCTAAAAGCTGATCTTAGTTTTGATGAACCATCCTGGACTTCTGTATCTTCTGAGGCCAAAGACTTTGTCAAGCGTCTATTGAATAAAGATCCACGAAAAAGAATGACCGCTGCTCAAGCCCTGT GTCATTCATGGATCAAGAATAGTCATGATATAAAGTTTCCACTGGACATATTGGTTTTGAAACTTATGAGAGTTTATATGCGTTCATCTCCTCTTCGAAAAGCAGCTTTACGG GCTTTATCCAAGACATTGACAGTTGATGAGCTTTTTTATTTGAAGAAGCAATTTGTGTTGTTGGGACCGAACAAAAATGGAGcta taagcttAGAAAGCATCAAACAG GCCTTGATGAGAAATTCAACTGACGCCATGAAAGATTCTCGTGTGCATGATCTTTTAGTAGAG TTCAATGCGCTTCAATTTAGAAGGATGGATTTTGAGGAATTCTGTGCAGCAGCTTTGAGTGTTCATCAGCTCAAGGCACTGGACCAATGGGAGCAACAGGCTTGTTGCGCCTATGAACTATTTGAGAAAGACGGTAACAGGGCTATAATGATTGAGGAATTTGCTTAT GAGCTAGGCCTTGGCCCCTCTGTCCCTGCTCCTGCTGTACTGAATGACTTCATCAGGCACACAGATGGAAAGCTTAGTTTTGCCGGTTATGTAAAACTGTTGCGCGGGGTGTCTACTCGAGCCATTGCCAAAGCTCAAGAACACTAA
- the LOC108196010 gene encoding uncharacterized protein LOC108196010 isoform X2, giving the protein MQGTHRNVVASRRASSRERKLALLQDVDNLKRKLRHEENVHRALERAFSRPLGALPRLPPYLPQHTLELLAEVAVLEEEVVRLEEQVVDFRQGLYQEALYTSSRKSTEKPTTVASMTSSRGKHSRSFSQSEVNVETSPPTKPSPSTSRTTTRRRLLSSDPVCGQDEHSSDRHTSDKQCLQKLDTSLEDGLGKENQLCTNSTKVKQYLGNESAIARTPAKRPPNKPKSSEKTVDFQKQECIAVEQEIAQESSSGSSERNLETESSTANKISEDVVKCLSSIFLRLSKSKGKTMESELLSSVIALAFEGDNKFRDPYGIFSESRRDIGPYKDVSVIEACSIDLKRKTNAAFLINRLKILLGKLASVNLEGLNHQQKLAFWINTYNSCMMNAFLEHGIPRSPEMVVALMQKATLTVGGHLLNAITIEHFILRLPYHLKYNSAKSERNDEMKARSIFGFDWSEPLVTFALSCGSWSSPAVRVYTASQVDKELEIAKRDYLQAAVGISTKNKIIIPKVLDWYLLDFAKDLESMLDWVCLQLPDDVRNETVKCLERKGREPLSQLVQVTPYDFSFRYLIHR; this is encoded by the exons ATGCAGGGGACTCACCGCAATGTCGTTGCGAGTAGGAGGGCATCAAGTAGGGAAAGAAAGCTGGCCTTGCTTCAAGAT GTTGATAATCTTAAGAGGAAGTTGAGACATGAGGAAAATGTACACAGAGCATTGGAGAGGGCTTTTAGTAGGCCTTTGGGAGCTTTACCTCGTCTTCCTCCTTATCTCCCTCAGCAT ACATTAGAACTTCTTGCTGAAGTAGCTGTACTGGAGGAAGAGGTTGTTCGGCTAGAAGAACAAGTTGTAGATTTCAGACAGGGTCTCTACCAAGAAGCTCTTTACACCTCCTCCAGAAAGAGTACAGAGAAGCCTACTACTGTTGCCTCGATGACCAGTTCTAGAGGAAAGCACAGTAGATCCTTTTCACAGAGTGAAGTCAATGTTGAAACTTCTCCCCCGACAAAGCCTTCACCATCTACTTCGAGGACTACTACGAGGAGGAGACTGTTGTCATCTGACCCTGTATGTGGTCAAGACGAGCATTCCTCTGATAGACACACAAGTGATAAACAATGTTTACAGAAGCTTGACACCTCTTTGGAAGATGGGTTAGGAAAAGAGAATCAATTGTGCACAAACAGTACAAAGGTTAAGCAATATCTGGGAAATGAAAGTGCAATAGCCAGAACACCAGCGAAGAGGCCTCCAAACAAACCTAAATCATCTGAAAAAACTGTTGATTTTCAGAAGCAGGAG TGCATAGCAGTGGAGCAGGAAATAGCACAAGAGAGCTCTTCTGGTTCTTCAGAGAGGAATTTGGAAACTGAAAGTAGTACAGCAAACAAAATATCTGAGGATGTTGTTAAGTGCTTGTCTAGCATATTTCTGAGGTTAAGTAAGTCTAAGGGTAAAACAATGGAATCAGAACTGTTGTCGTCTGTAATTGCTTTGGCTTTTGAGGGTGATAATAAGTTCCGGGATCCGTATGGTATCTTCTCTGAATCAAGAAGAGATATTGGCCCATATAAAGATGTTTCTGTCATTGAAGCTTGCTCCATAGACCTGAAACGGAAAACAAATGCTGCATTTCTCATCAACAGACTAAA GATCCTCCTTGGCAAGCTCGCCTCTGTCAACTTAGAGGGTCTAAACCATCAGCAGAAGCTTGCTTTCTGGATTAATACCTATAATTCATGCATGATGAAT GCATTTTTGGAGCATGGGATACCTAGAAGTCCTGAAATGGTTGTAGCACTGATGCAAAAG GCAACGCTTACAGTTGGAGGACATCTGCTAAATGCAATCACAATTGAGCACTTCATCTTGAGGCTACCTtatcacttgaaatat AATTCTGCAAAATCAGAAAGAAATGATGAGATGAAGGCACGCAGCATTTTTGGATTTGATTGGTCTGAGCCCTTGGTCACATTTGCCCTCTCTTGTGGGAGTTGGTCATCTCCTGCT GTGAGAGTCTACACTGCATCCCAAGTTGACAAGGAGTTGGAAATAGCGAAGAGAGATTACTTGCAGGCAGCTGTTGGAATATCAACaaagaataagataataatcCCTAAGGTTTTGGATTGGTATCTCCTTGACTTTGCGAAAGACTTGGAATCCATGCTGGATTGGGTATGCCTCCAGCTACCTGATGATGTCAGGAATGAAACAGTTAAATGTCTCGAGAGAAAAGGGAGAGAGCCTCTTTCGCAATTGGTCCAAGTAACACCGTATGACTTCAGCTTCAGGTACCTTATACACCGATGA